The Etheostoma cragini isolate CJK2018 chromosome 15, CSU_Ecrag_1.0, whole genome shotgun sequence genome window below encodes:
- the mapk8ip3 gene encoding C-Jun-amino-terminal kinase-interacting protein 3 isoform X15 — MMELQIDEVVYQDDYGSGSVMSERVSGLANSIYREFERLIRSYDEEVVKELMPLVVNVLENLDAVLTENQEHEVELELLKEDNEQLITQYEREKALRKQAEEKFIEFEDALEAEKKDLQVQVEFLELQAKQQELKTKNYSDQITRLEERESDMKKEYNALHQRHTEMIQTYVEHIERSKMQQAGSNSQSEGPGCGRTQRHKWRKSKADRPPSLSLYPTGEGMEDGSESDSVAATPSSTASKSNTPTSSVPSATVTPINEGFLPQSEFDAMRAGNRRKSAKRLSRNMEVQVSQETRNVSIGMGSSDEWSEFQEIIDSTPELDMCVDPRVYGGGNSPSQGIVNEAFGINTDSLYHEIKDAKSDIIGDVDAGAELLGEFSVRDDFFGMGKEVENLLTENKQLLETKNALNIVKNDLIAKVDELSGEQEGLREELEALRQSKNKVDVRVKELEEELKRLRAEALGASRDSKDEGGDDFSSPMQDGDMTMTQRRRFTRVEMARVLMERNQYKERLMELQEAVRWTEMIRASRESPQIQEKKKSTIWQFFARLFSTSSSPPPVKRPYYSVNIHYKSPSPAGFSQRRSHTMCQISTSNRTLEFFPEELASNSVASLLSDSALLARREQRREQYRQVREHMRRDDGIMQACGWSVPSRFKQAGGQPDSAQDSPLKRQQPTIEKEDNRMKNVPVPVYCRPLVEKDPNRKLWCAAGVDLTGWRASNQELVPAKAPSGGSDPLHAEENGAGKKSSHSSPEKRKSKELQETDTMSSRVWILTSTHSASKVVIIDANQPGSLVDQFNVCNAHVLCISSVPAASESDYPAGEIVLDPGDSGAGGGGEDAVGVEGMLAGITLVGCATNCSVARSNCSSRTDTPIMDKGQAPTAPPMNGKIHPAQSAEEATEATEVPESTANHAEMRSGPPGPFTEHVFTDPQPRLSDASDRSAGQSKDETSQPPESEDGGEETKNYTSVAPTMWLGAQNGWLYVHSAVGNWKKCIHSIKLKDSVLSLVHVKGRVLVALADGTLAIFHRSEDGQWDLSNYHLMDLGRPHHSIRCMAVVHDKVWCGYKNKIHVIQPKSMQIEKSFDAHPRRESQVRQLAWIGDGVWVSIRLDSTLRLYHAHTHQHLQDVDIEPYVSKMLGTGKLGFSFVRITALLIGGNRLWVGTGNGVIISIPLTETVVLHRGQLLGLRANKVSPTSSGGVIHVYGDDGSEKSTGSFIPYCSMAQAQLCFHGHRDAVKFFVSVPGNVLATLNGSVLDSPSEGQGSTAPQETEAQSVHNVLVLSGGEGYIDFRIGDGEDDETEEGDSGGASQIKPALCKAERSHIIVWQVSYIPE; from the exons AG AAATTCATTGAATTTGAGGATGCGTTGGAAGCTGAGAAGAAGGACCTGCAGGTGCAGGTGGAGTTTTTGGAGCTGCAGGCGAAACAGCAAGAGCTCAAGACAAAGAACTATTCTGACCAGA TCACACGGTTGGAAGAGCGAGAATCAGACATGAAGAAAGAGTACAATGCTCTGCACCAGCGTCACACTGAG ATGATCCAGACGTACGTCGAGCACATAGAGCGGTCCAAAATGCAGCAGGCAGGgagcaacagccaatcagaaggcCCCGGCTGTGGACGAAC TCAACGCCACAAATGGAGGAAAAG CAAAGCAGATCGCCCACCTTCATTGAGCCTGTACCCCACCGGCGAGGGCATG GAGGATGGATCAGAGTCCGACTCAGTGGCGGCCACACCCAGCAGCACAGCAAGCAAGTCCAACACACCCACCTCCTCCGTCCCCTCCGCCACTGTCACCCCCATCAACGAGGGCTTCCTCCCACAGTCTGAATTTGATGCGATGCGGGCTGGGAACCGCAGGAAAAGTGCCAAGCGACTAAGCCGGAATATGGAGGTGCAGGTTTCCCAGGAAACCAGGAATGTCAGCATTG GAATGGGAAGCAGCGATGAGTGGTCAGAGTTTCAGGAGATCATCGATTCTACCCCTGAGCTGGACATGTGTGTGGACCCCCGTGTGTATGGAGGAGGAAACAG CCCCTCTCAAGGCATTGTTAACGAGGCCTTCGGCATCAACACCGACTCTCTCTACCACGAGATCAAGGACGCCAAGTCGGACATCATCGGAGACGTTGATGCAGGCGCCGAGCTGCTAG GCGAGTTCTCAG TCCGTGATGATTTCTTCG GGATGGGTAAGGAGGTGGAGAACCTGCTGACAGAGAACAAACAGCTCCTAGAGACCAA AAATGCTCTCAACATTGTGAAAAATGACCTTATTGCCAAAGTGGATGAGCTGTCAGGCGAGCAGGAGGGGCTGAGGGAGGAGCTGGAGGCTTTGAGGCAGTCCAAGAACAAGGTGGACGTCAGGGTCAAGGAGCTAGAAGAAGAACTCAAGAG GTTAAGAGCAGAGGCTCTCGGTGCGTCCCGGGACTCCAAGGATGAAGGAGGGGATGAT TTTTCATCACCCATGCAGGACGGTGACATGACGATGACGCAGCGCCGGCGGTTCACCCGGGTGGAGATGGCCCGCGTGCTGATGGAGAGGAATCAGTACAAAGAGAGGCTGATGGAGCTGCAGGAGGCCGTACGGTGGACAGAGATGATCAG GGCGTCCAGGGAAAGTCCTCAAATCCAAGAGAAAAAGAAGTCCACCATCTGGCAGTT CTTTGCACGTCTCTTCAGCACATCGTCCAGCCCTCCGCCTGTCAAGCGGCCATATTACAGCGTCAACATCCACTACAAGTCACCCTCGCCGGCTGGTTTCTCTCAGCGACGCAGCCACACCATGTGTCAGATCTCCACCTCCAACCGCACGCTGGAGTTCTTCCCCGAAGA ACTGGCCAGTAACAGTGTTGCGTCTCTCCTCAGTGACTCAGCACTGTTGGCCCGCCGAGAGCAGCGGCGTGAACAGTACCGGCAGGTCCGTGAGCACATGCGCCGCGACGACGGCATCATGCAGGCCTGTGGCTGGAGCGTGCCGTCTCGTTTCAAAcag GCTGGCGGGCAGCCAGACAGCGCTCAGGACAGCCCGCTGAAGAGACAACAG CCCACAATTGAGAAGGAGGACAACCGCATGAAGAATGTTCCCGTCCCGGTGTACTGCCGTCCTCTGGTAGAGAAGGACCCCAACAGGAAG TTGTGGTGTGCAGCTGGAGTGGACCTGACAGGATGGAGGGCCAGCAACCAGGAGTTGGTACCAGCCAAAGCCCCGTCGGGGGGCAGCGACCCCCTGCACGCTGAGGAGAACGGAGCTGGAAAGAAGAGCAGCCACAGCTCCCCAGAAAAGAGGAAG TCCAAGGAGCTCCAGGAAACAGACACCATGAGCAGTCGAGTGTGGATCCTCACCAGCACCCACTCTGCCAGCAAGGTGGTCATCATCGATGCCAACCAGCCGGGCTCACTGGTCGACCAGTTCAACGTCTGCAATGCCCACGTGCTCTGCATCTCCAGTGTGCCAG CTGCCAGCGAGAGTGACTATCCAGCAGGAGAGATTGTGTTGGATCCAGGTGACAGTGGAGCAGGAGGGGGAGGCGAGGATGCTGTTGGCGTGGAGGGCATGTTGGCTGGTATCACTCTTGTTGGATGTGCCACCAACTGCAGTGTTGCCCGTAGCAACTGCTCCTCGCGTACTGATACTCCCATAATGGACAAAGGACAAG CCCCTACTGCTCCCCCCATGAATGGGAAGATTCACCCTGCCCAGTCAGCCGAGGAGGCCACGGAGGCCACCGAGGTACCCGAATCCACGGCCAACCATGCAGAAATGAGATCTGGACCTCCAGGACCATTTACCGAGCACGTCTTTACCGACCCCCAGCCTCGTTTATCAGACGCCTCTGACAG AAGCGCAGGTCAATCCAAAGACGAAACTTCTCAGCCTCCAGAGTCAGAGGACGGAGGGGAAGAGACCAAGAACTACACCAGCGTGGCCCCCACTATGTGGCTCGGGGCCCAGAACGGCTG GCTCTACGTCCACTCGGCAGTTGGAAACTGGAAGAAGTGCATCCACTCCATCAAACTCAAAGACTCTGTGCTCAGTCTGGT ACACGTGAAAGGTCGTGTGCTGGTTGCCCTCGCTGATGGGACCCTCGCCATATTCCATAGATCAGAGG atggGCAATGGGATTTATCCAACTACCACCTAATGGACCTCGGACGGCCTCATCACTCCATCCGCTGCATGGCTGTAGTACATGACAAGGTTTGGTGCGGCTACAAGAACAAGATCCACGTCATCCAGCCCAAGAGCATGCAGATCGAG AAGTCCTTTGACGCCCACCCTCGCAGGGAGAGTCAGGTGCGCCAGCTGGCATGGATCGGTGATGGTGTTTGGGTGTCGATCCGGCTAGATTCGACCCTGCGTCTCTaccacgcgcacacacaccagCATCTCCAGGATGTGGACATTGAGCCATACGTCAGCAAGATGCTGG GCACTGGCAAGCTGGGCTTCTCTTTTGTGCGAATCACAGCGCTTCTGATTGGTGGAAACCGTCTCTGGGTAGGAACTGGAAACGGCGTGATCATCTCCATCCCACTGACAGAGA CGGTGGTCCTTCACCGGGGACAGCTCCTTGGTTTGAGGG CCAATAAGGTGTCTCCCACATCGTCTGGCGGAGTGATCCATGTGTACGGTGACGATGGCTCTGAGAAGAGCACCGGCAGCTTCATCCCCTACTGCTCCATGGCACAAGCCCAGCTCTGTTTCCATGGACACCGTGATGCTGTCAAGTTCTTTGTCTCTGTACCCG GCAATGTTCTGGCCACCCTAAACGGCAGTGTGCTGGACAGTCCATCGGAGGGGCAGGGGTCAACAGCGCCCCAAGAGACGGAGGCTCAGAGTGTTCACAACGTGCTGGTGCTGAGTGGAGGAGAGGGCTATATTGATTTCCGTATAG GAGATGGAGAGGACGATGAAACAGAAGAAGGAGACAGTGGCGGAGCTTCACAGATAAAACCTGCTTTGTGTAAAGCAGAGCGAAGCCACATCATCGTCTGGCAGGTGTCTTACATACCCGAGTGA
- the mapk8ip3 gene encoding C-Jun-amino-terminal kinase-interacting protein 3 isoform X21, translating to MMELQIDEVVYQDDYGSGSVMSERVSGLANSIYREFERLIRSYDEEVVKELMPLVVNVLENLDAVLTENQEHEVELELLKEDNEQLITQYEREKALRKQAEEKFIEFEDALEAEKKDLQVQVEFLELQAKQQELKTKNYSDQITRLEERESDMKKEYNALHQRHTEMIQTYVEHIERSKMQQAGSNSQSEGPGCGRTQRHKWRKSSKADRPPSLSLYPTGEGMVRGGFGGARMMPGKDIWQVSLGQSSFCLAYQEDGSESDSVAATPSSTASKSNTPTSSVPSATVTPINEGFLPQSEFDAMRAGNRRKSAKRLSRNMEVQVSQETRNVSIGMGSSDEWSEFQEIIDSTPELDMCVDPRVYGGGNSPSQGIVNEAFGINTDSLYHEIKDAKSDIIGDVDAGAELLGMGKEVENLLTENKQLLETKNALNIVKNDLIAKVDELSGEQEGLREELEALRQSKNKVDVRVKELEEELKRLRAEALGASRDSKDEGGDDFSSPMQDGDMTMTQRRRFTRVEMARVLMERNQYKERLMELQEAVRWTEMIRASRESPQIQEKKKSTIWQFFARLFSTSSSPPPVKRPYYSVNIHYKSPSPAGFSQRRSHTMCQISTSNRTLEFFPEDDSALLARREQRREQYRQVREHMRRDDGIMQACGWSVPSRFKQAGGQPDSAQDSPLKRQQPTIEKEDNRMKNVPVPVYCRPLVEKDPNRKLWCAAGVDLTGWRASNQELVPAKAPSGGSDPLHAEENGAGKKSSHSSPEKRKSKELQETDTMSSRVWILTSTHSASKVVIIDANQPGSLVDQFNVCNAHVLCISSVPAASESDYPAGEIVLDPGDSGAGGGGEDAVGVEGMLAGITLVGCATNCSVARSNCSSRTDTPIMDKGQAPTAPPMNGKIHPAQSAEEATEATEVPESTANHAEMRSGPPGPFTEHVFTDPQPRLSDASDRSAGQSKDETSQPPESEDGGEETKNYTSVAPTMWLGAQNGWLYVHSAVGNWKKCIHSIKLKDSVLSLVHVKGRVLVALADGTLAIFHRSEDGQWDLSNYHLMDLGRPHHSIRCMAVVHDKVWCGYKNKIHVIQPKSMQIEKSFDAHPRRESQVRQLAWIGDGVWVSIRLDSTLRLYHAHTHQHLQDVDIEPYVSKMLGTGKLGFSFVRITALLIGGNRLWVGTGNGVIISIPLTETVVLHRGQLLGLRANKVSPTSSGGVIHVYGDDGSEKSTGSFIPYCSMAQAQLCFHGHRDAVKFFVSVPGNVLATLNGSVLDSPSEGQGSTAPQETEAQSVHNVLVLSGGEGYIDFRIGDGEDDETEEGDSGGASQIKPALCKAERSHIIVWQVSYIPE from the exons AG AAATTCATTGAATTTGAGGATGCGTTGGAAGCTGAGAAGAAGGACCTGCAGGTGCAGGTGGAGTTTTTGGAGCTGCAGGCGAAACAGCAAGAGCTCAAGACAAAGAACTATTCTGACCAGA TCACACGGTTGGAAGAGCGAGAATCAGACATGAAGAAAGAGTACAATGCTCTGCACCAGCGTCACACTGAG ATGATCCAGACGTACGTCGAGCACATAGAGCGGTCCAAAATGCAGCAGGCAGGgagcaacagccaatcagaaggcCCCGGCTGTGGACGAAC TCAACGCCACAAATGGAGGAAAAG CAGCAAAGCAGATCGCCCACCTTCATTGAGCCTGTACCCCACCGGCGAGGGCATGGTACGTGGGGGTTTCGGGGGGGCTAGGATGATGCCCGGGAAAGACATCTGGCAGGTCAGCCTCGGCCAGTCGTCATTCTGCTTAGCCTATCAG GAGGATGGATCAGAGTCCGACTCAGTGGCGGCCACACCCAGCAGCACAGCAAGCAAGTCCAACACACCCACCTCCTCCGTCCCCTCCGCCACTGTCACCCCCATCAACGAGGGCTTCCTCCCACAGTCTGAATTTGATGCGATGCGGGCTGGGAACCGCAGGAAAAGTGCCAAGCGACTAAGCCGGAATATGGAGGTGCAGGTTTCCCAGGAAACCAGGAATGTCAGCATTG GAATGGGAAGCAGCGATGAGTGGTCAGAGTTTCAGGAGATCATCGATTCTACCCCTGAGCTGGACATGTGTGTGGACCCCCGTGTGTATGGAGGAGGAAACAG CCCCTCTCAAGGCATTGTTAACGAGGCCTTCGGCATCAACACCGACTCTCTCTACCACGAGATCAAGGACGCCAAGTCGGACATCATCGGAGACGTTGATGCAGGCGCCGAGCTGCTAG GGATGGGTAAGGAGGTGGAGAACCTGCTGACAGAGAACAAACAGCTCCTAGAGACCAA AAATGCTCTCAACATTGTGAAAAATGACCTTATTGCCAAAGTGGATGAGCTGTCAGGCGAGCAGGAGGGGCTGAGGGAGGAGCTGGAGGCTTTGAGGCAGTCCAAGAACAAGGTGGACGTCAGGGTCAAGGAGCTAGAAGAAGAACTCAAGAG GTTAAGAGCAGAGGCTCTCGGTGCGTCCCGGGACTCCAAGGATGAAGGAGGGGATGAT TTTTCATCACCCATGCAGGACGGTGACATGACGATGACGCAGCGCCGGCGGTTCACCCGGGTGGAGATGGCCCGCGTGCTGATGGAGAGGAATCAGTACAAAGAGAGGCTGATGGAGCTGCAGGAGGCCGTACGGTGGACAGAGATGATCAG GGCGTCCAGGGAAAGTCCTCAAATCCAAGAGAAAAAGAAGTCCACCATCTGGCAGTT CTTTGCACGTCTCTTCAGCACATCGTCCAGCCCTCCGCCTGTCAAGCGGCCATATTACAGCGTCAACATCCACTACAAGTCACCCTCGCCGGCTGGTTTCTCTCAGCGACGCAGCCACACCATGTGTCAGATCTCCACCTCCAACCGCACGCTGGAGTTCTTCCCCGAAGA TGACTCAGCACTGTTGGCCCGCCGAGAGCAGCGGCGTGAACAGTACCGGCAGGTCCGTGAGCACATGCGCCGCGACGACGGCATCATGCAGGCCTGTGGCTGGAGCGTGCCGTCTCGTTTCAAAcag GCTGGCGGGCAGCCAGACAGCGCTCAGGACAGCCCGCTGAAGAGACAACAG CCCACAATTGAGAAGGAGGACAACCGCATGAAGAATGTTCCCGTCCCGGTGTACTGCCGTCCTCTGGTAGAGAAGGACCCCAACAGGAAG TTGTGGTGTGCAGCTGGAGTGGACCTGACAGGATGGAGGGCCAGCAACCAGGAGTTGGTACCAGCCAAAGCCCCGTCGGGGGGCAGCGACCCCCTGCACGCTGAGGAGAACGGAGCTGGAAAGAAGAGCAGCCACAGCTCCCCAGAAAAGAGGAAG TCCAAGGAGCTCCAGGAAACAGACACCATGAGCAGTCGAGTGTGGATCCTCACCAGCACCCACTCTGCCAGCAAGGTGGTCATCATCGATGCCAACCAGCCGGGCTCACTGGTCGACCAGTTCAACGTCTGCAATGCCCACGTGCTCTGCATCTCCAGTGTGCCAG CTGCCAGCGAGAGTGACTATCCAGCAGGAGAGATTGTGTTGGATCCAGGTGACAGTGGAGCAGGAGGGGGAGGCGAGGATGCTGTTGGCGTGGAGGGCATGTTGGCTGGTATCACTCTTGTTGGATGTGCCACCAACTGCAGTGTTGCCCGTAGCAACTGCTCCTCGCGTACTGATACTCCCATAATGGACAAAGGACAAG CCCCTACTGCTCCCCCCATGAATGGGAAGATTCACCCTGCCCAGTCAGCCGAGGAGGCCACGGAGGCCACCGAGGTACCCGAATCCACGGCCAACCATGCAGAAATGAGATCTGGACCTCCAGGACCATTTACCGAGCACGTCTTTACCGACCCCCAGCCTCGTTTATCAGACGCCTCTGACAG AAGCGCAGGTCAATCCAAAGACGAAACTTCTCAGCCTCCAGAGTCAGAGGACGGAGGGGAAGAGACCAAGAACTACACCAGCGTGGCCCCCACTATGTGGCTCGGGGCCCAGAACGGCTG GCTCTACGTCCACTCGGCAGTTGGAAACTGGAAGAAGTGCATCCACTCCATCAAACTCAAAGACTCTGTGCTCAGTCTGGT ACACGTGAAAGGTCGTGTGCTGGTTGCCCTCGCTGATGGGACCCTCGCCATATTCCATAGATCAGAGG atggGCAATGGGATTTATCCAACTACCACCTAATGGACCTCGGACGGCCTCATCACTCCATCCGCTGCATGGCTGTAGTACATGACAAGGTTTGGTGCGGCTACAAGAACAAGATCCACGTCATCCAGCCCAAGAGCATGCAGATCGAG AAGTCCTTTGACGCCCACCCTCGCAGGGAGAGTCAGGTGCGCCAGCTGGCATGGATCGGTGATGGTGTTTGGGTGTCGATCCGGCTAGATTCGACCCTGCGTCTCTaccacgcgcacacacaccagCATCTCCAGGATGTGGACATTGAGCCATACGTCAGCAAGATGCTGG GCACTGGCAAGCTGGGCTTCTCTTTTGTGCGAATCACAGCGCTTCTGATTGGTGGAAACCGTCTCTGGGTAGGAACTGGAAACGGCGTGATCATCTCCATCCCACTGACAGAGA CGGTGGTCCTTCACCGGGGACAGCTCCTTGGTTTGAGGG CCAATAAGGTGTCTCCCACATCGTCTGGCGGAGTGATCCATGTGTACGGTGACGATGGCTCTGAGAAGAGCACCGGCAGCTTCATCCCCTACTGCTCCATGGCACAAGCCCAGCTCTGTTTCCATGGACACCGTGATGCTGTCAAGTTCTTTGTCTCTGTACCCG GCAATGTTCTGGCCACCCTAAACGGCAGTGTGCTGGACAGTCCATCGGAGGGGCAGGGGTCAACAGCGCCCCAAGAGACGGAGGCTCAGAGTGTTCACAACGTGCTGGTGCTGAGTGGAGGAGAGGGCTATATTGATTTCCGTATAG GAGATGGAGAGGACGATGAAACAGAAGAAGGAGACAGTGGCGGAGCTTCACAGATAAAACCTGCTTTGTGTAAAGCAGAGCGAAGCCACATCATCGTCTGGCAGGTGTCTTACATACCCGAGTGA